Proteins encoded by one window of Elaeis guineensis isolate ETL-2024a chromosome 12, EG11, whole genome shotgun sequence:
- the LOC140852824 gene encoding uncharacterized protein, with protein MTGDKSIFVDIDSSSISQVKMKHGALVQARGKGTIAIDTKKGRKLIYDVLLVPDLTQNLLSVGQLIEHGHMVYFENNRCKIYDKGEKKQLMANINIEKNRSFPLILYYAKNVAWKMEMNVSHGYGTKSMGT; from the coding sequence ATGACCGGTGACAAGTCCATCTTTGTTGACATTGATAGTTCTTCAATCTCACAAGTCAAGATGAAACATGGTGCACTAGTCCAAGCAAGAGGCAAAGGGACAATTGCAATTGAtacaaagaaaggaaggaagttaATCTATGATGTTCTACTTGTTCCAGACTTGACACAAAATCTTCTAAGTGTTGGACAATTGATTGAGCATGGGCATATGGTATACTTTGAAAATAATAGATGCAAGATATATGACAAAGGGGAGAAAAAGCAACTTATGGCAAATATCAACATAGAGAAAAATAGAAGCTTTCCTCTCATTTTGTACTATGCAAAGAATGTTGCATGGAAGATGGAGATGAATGTGAGTCATGGCTATGGCACAAAAAGTATGGGCACTTAA